The sequence TTGAATTCTTCTTTTATTGGTTCTACTAATGGAATAAAATCATATTGAGGAATATTAGGTGTTCTAAGCAATCCCCCTCTTTTTAAGTCCAATGGCCCAGCAGAACCAATACCAATTCCTATAATATCTTCTTTTTTAATAGATTTTATTAATGAGTATATTAATCTTATAATTTGCTTACTTATTGCTTCAGCACCTTTCTCTTTTTCAGTTTTTTCAATAATTTTATTTAATATTTTCCCTTCTTTATTAGCTAAAGCAACTCTAACATTAGTAGCTCCTAAATCAACTCCAATGATATACTTTTTAACCATTTCTACTCTTAGAAAAATAATAAATTAGAATATTTAATTTTTTATAAGAAAAATAAAAACTATACTCTTCTTCCTCTTCTACCGCCTTTCTTTCTTATAGAATCGTGTGGAAGGGGTGTAACATCTTCTATTCTACCTATTTCTACTCCTGAACGCGCTATTGCTCTAATAGCTGCTTGAGTTCCTGGACCAGGAGTACGAGCTTTAGCTCCTCCAGGAGCTCTTACTTGAATATGCACTCCTATAAGCCCTTTGCTTTTAGCTACTTCCATTGCATATGTTGCAGCTCTTGTTGCTGCATAAGGTGTTGGTTCAAGTCTTCCAGCATCAACAAACATTCCACCTGTAGCTCTTGCGAGAGTTTCTGCACCTGTTAAATCAGTTATATGTACAATTATGTTATTATAAGAAGAATATATATGAGCTATTCCCCATATCCCTTTTTTAACCTTTTTCTTCTGAGCTAATTGTGCATCGCTCATATTTTTCACCTATTTTCCAACATTTGCTTCAATAGGTATTTTTACTTTAATTTTTTCTTCTTCTCCTCTTTTAACATGATAACTAGGAGATTTGACTTTTTTATCTCCTATTAATACATGCCCATGTGTTATTAATTGTCTTGCATGATAAATTGATTTAGCATATCCAAGATCGTATAAAACTGTTTGTAGCCTTCTTTTTAAGAAATCCCTCACGGTTAATCCTAAAATATCATCCAATGCTGCTCCTGGTTGCAAAACACCTAATTTAACTAATTTGTTTATAAGTATTTTTTCAAGTTTCTCTCTTTTTTCTCCAGTTAAAGCAAAAAGTTTTCTAGCAATAGCTCTATATTTTCTTAAAATACTAGTAGCTTTCCATAACTCACGCTTGTTTCTTAATCCAAATTCTCCTAATAATTTAAGTTCTTCACTTAAAATATCTGCTCTCCAAGGATGAGCTGGGCCTTCGTATTTCTTTCTTTGCCTTTTTGGATTCCCCATAATTAATCACTTTTTTATTTTTTCTCTTCCTTCTTTTCAGTTTGAGCTTGAGCTAAAGCTCTTCTTAAAACTCCTATGGCAGCATGTTTTCTTCCAGTAGTTTTAGTTCTTTGCCCTCTAACTTTTAATCCTAATGAATGCCTTACTCCTCTCCAAGATTTAATTTTCTTTTCCCTTTCAATATCATCCTTGATTGCTAATACTAGATCTGAACCATGCAAATGTAAATCTTTTCCTGTTTTCAAATCTTTCCTTCTATTTAATAACCATGAAGGAATACCATATACTAAAGGGTTTGAAATTGCATCTTCAATTTTTTGAATTTGATTTTCAGATAAAAATCCAATTCTTTCATCTGGATTTATATTTAAAGCTCTTGAAATAGCATATCCTAAAAATATTCCAACACCTTTAATTTTTGATAGAGCATAAGGTACTTTTAAAGAGCCATCTAAATCTGTACCTAATACTCTAACTATACGTTTAAATTCATTCGACATTTCTTATGCGACGAATTTAAAAGCAATATTTAAACTTTTAATGGATTTTATTAAAACTATTTTTTAATATTTTTAATTTTTGAATTAAATTCTATTAAAATTTTTGTTATTTCATTTTCAGTATTTAAAGTAATAACTTTCATTTTTTTAACTTCTTCTATTTTTATTATATTTTCCTTTTCAAGAGGTTGAATAACTCTTGCAATAGTTGATGGAGAAAGATTAAGCAATTTTGCTATAAAATTTTGAGTAACGATTTTATTCGGATTATCTAATAAAAATTGTAGAAGCTTTACTTGAGCTTTACTATTAAATATTGATACCAAATCAACCATTCAAATCAGCTTTTCTTTAAAAATAATTATTCTTCTTATTTTAAAAAGTTATATTTAAAGCTTCTTTTATAATAAAGACATATTGAAAATTTTTTGTTTTTATAAGCTTTTTATAAATTTAATTTATAAATATATATAAACAACTTAAGGAAATAAAAAATGTATGTTTAAACTATCTAGAAAAACAAAACCTATAGTAAATATAGAAAATGTTGTTGCTTCAGTAACTTTAAATCAAAGAATAGATCTTCCAGCTATACAAAAAACATTTCCGGACTTAGTAGATTATAGACCTAGTCAATTTCCAGGATTAGTATTTAGATTGAAAAAACCAAAAACTGCAACTCTTATATTTGGTTCTGGAAAAATGGTTTCAACAGGAGCTAAAAGTGAAAAAGAATCGATAAAAGCTGTAAAAAAAGTAGTTAATATGCTTAAAGATGCAGGATTTATAATAAAAAATGAGCCACAAATAGAAATACAAAATATAGTAGCGTCGGTTGACCTTAAAGGGAAAGTTGATCTTGAAAAATCAGCTGAACTTTTAGAATATACTTTATATGAGCCCGAGCAATAAGTTTGCGTGTATCGCAAATTTGCTAATCCCTGGGCTCATATATAGAATGTTCAAACCAAAAGTAGTAATATTAATATTTGCTAGTGGAAAACTTGTTGTTACAGGAGGAAAAGAAGAGAGCGATGTATTTGAAGCTGTTGATATTGTAAAAAAGACTTTAGAATCTAAACAACTTATTACTTATAGCGAATAATTTTTAAGCTGCATGTATTACTTCATAAATTATTGATTTAATTTAACATTATTTTTTTATTTCAATATTCTTCAAGAATACTTAAATAATTTACAAAAATATATTTAAGGAAAAATTTTAAATTAAGTTAAGCATTTATGAAGATATACATGCTCTATTACATTTCTCTAATCTTCTCAGCATCCCATTCTTTATAAAACTATGATTTATTTCATTAATCGTTTCTAATAATATACATTCTTTCTCTCCATTACCATTACAATTATAAAAATCTTCTTCTAAAAATGCTGGATCTTCATAACTTGGATGTACTCCATATAAAATTTCTGCTGAAAGAGCTAATAATCTAATTATATCCCCACCAACCCCTTTTATTGATAATAATTCTTCATATGTTCTTGGAATATTCTCATGGAGTTTATTCAATAATTTCCAATTAATTACTTTTGGCATTCTTCTAGGAGAAAAATTAATTTCTTCTTCATTACTTATCCAATTTGTTAACTTCATTTGATTTTGACTATTTGCTTCAGTAATTCTTTTTATTTTTGATAGTTTTTCTTTAAGAATATCTATTGATGCTTTTCTACTTTCACTACTTTTCTTAGAAGTCATATCAAGTACTTCATTTACTTTTTGTTTACTTATTATTCCTTGATGAGGTTCTTCTACGAAATTTTTCATTTTCTTTGAATACCAATGATATCTTCTAGCAGTTCCAATTATTGGATTCATTGCTTGTTGGATTACGGCCCATGTTCCATTTTTAGAAATAATTATTAAATGATGATAAAGCTTAAATCCATCTTGTATAGCACAATTATCTACTTTTGCTGTCATCCTACTACAATACTTTAAGTATTCTATTTTTTCTTCTGAAAAACCAAAAATTTCTTTTAAATTATTCAATTCTTCAGGCACTTTAAAAGCTGATAAACTTTTACCTCCTGCAATAAATATTCCACTTTCATAATTTATAACTTCTTTTAGAATAGATGAAACTATTGTAGTTGTTCCACTAGTTATTTCTTCAAAACCAATTGCATATAAAAAGCAATCAAAACAAAAAGGGTTTGAAATATTTTCTATGAATATCTCTTCTCCATATTTTTCAAGGAAATTATAAGTAATTATTTTAGTATTCCTTAATAATGATCCATAATACCATTTAGCTGTTTTTCCATAATC is a genomic window of Nitrososphaerota archaeon containing:
- a CDS encoding 30S ribosomal protein S11, with protein sequence MSDAQLAQKKKVKKGIWGIAHIYSSYNNIIVHITDLTGAETLARATGGMFVDAGRLEPTPYAATRAATYAMEVAKSKGLIGVHIQVRAPGGAKARTPGPGTQAAIRAIARSGVEIGRIEDVTPLPHDSIRKKGGRRGRRV
- a CDS encoding 30S ribosomal protein S4; this translates as MGNPKRQRKKYEGPAHPWRADILSEELKLLGEFGLRNKRELWKATSILRKYRAIARKLFALTGEKREKLEKILINKLVKLGVLQPGAALDDILGLTVRDFLKRRLQTVLYDLGYAKSIYHARQLITHGHVLIGDKKVKSPSYHVKRGEEEKIKVKIPIEANVGK
- a CDS encoding 30S ribosomal protein S13, translated to MSNEFKRIVRVLGTDLDGSLKVPYALSKIKGVGIFLGYAISRALNINPDERIGFLSENQIQKIEDAISNPLVYGIPSWLLNRRKDLKTGKDLHLHGSDLVLAIKDDIEREKKIKSWRGVRHSLGLKVRGQRTKTTGRKHAAIGVLRRALAQAQTEKKEEKK
- a CDS encoding winged helix-turn-helix domain-containing protein; translated protein: MVDLVSIFNSKAQVKLLQFLLDNPNKIVTQNFIAKLLNLSPSTIARVIQPLEKENIIKIEEVKKMKVITLNTENEITKILIEFNSKIKNIKK
- a CDS encoding DUF763 domain-containing protein; amino-acid sequence: MWKIGSKELKLDYGKTAKWYYGSLLRNTKIITYNFLEKYGEEIFIENISNPFCFDCFLYAIGFEEITSGTTTIVSSILKEVINYESGIFIAGGKSLSAFKVPEELNNLKEIFGFSEEKIEYLKYCSRMTAKVDNCAIQDGFKLYHHLIIISKNGTWAVIQQAMNPIIGTARRYHWYSKKMKNFVEEPHQGIISKQKVNEVLDMTSKKSSESRKASIDILKEKLSKIKRITEANSQNQMKLTNWISNEEEINFSPRRMPKVINWKLLNKLHENIPRTYEELLSIKGVGGDIIRLLALSAEILYGVHPSYEDPAFLEEDFYNCNGNGEKECILLETINEINHSFIKNGMLRRLEKCNRACISS